A stretch of the Panicum virgatum strain AP13 chromosome 9N, P.virgatum_v5, whole genome shotgun sequence genome encodes the following:
- the LOC120690482 gene encoding uncharacterized protein LOC120690482 isoform X3, with translation MFECLIPYREEHNKAFLFLSTKSMDPKYCWFITALLLFVSCQKAAAIREQKKGRACLDLQQKRHHSMLSSSPLWKTKPLPPHHKAVMPSLQVNTRSYENPKVARSTEAPLASHQTSYGHSDFV, from the exons ATGTTCGAATGTTTGATTCCTTACAGGGAAGAACACAATAAG GCCTTCCTGTTTCTGAGTACTAAAAGTATGGACCCCAAATATTGCTGGTTTATCACAGCTCTCCTCCTCTTCGTTTCTTGCCAAAAAGCAGCAGCAATCAGAGAGCAGAAGAAGGGGCGAGCCTGCTTAGATCTGCAGCAAAAGAG GCACCACAGCATGCTAAGTTCATCACCGTTATGGAAGACGAAGCCTTTGCCTCCACATCACAAAGCAGTCATGCCTAGCTTACAG GTCAACACCAGATCCTATGAGAACCCAAAAGTAGCAAGATCAACTGAAGCTCCACTAGCTAGCCATCAAACAAGCTACG GTCATTCCGACTTCGTTTAA
- the LOC120690482 gene encoding uncharacterized protein LOC120690482 isoform X4 — translation MFECLIPYREEHNKAFLFLSTKSMDPKYCWFITALLLFVSCQKAAAIREQKKGRACLDLQQKRHHSMLSSSPLWKTKPLPPHHKAVMPSLQVNTRSYENPKVARSTEAPLASHQTSYEG, via the exons ATGTTCGAATGTTTGATTCCTTACAGGGAAGAACACAATAAG GCCTTCCTGTTTCTGAGTACTAAAAGTATGGACCCCAAATATTGCTGGTTTATCACAGCTCTCCTCCTCTTCGTTTCTTGCCAAAAAGCAGCAGCAATCAGAGAGCAGAAGAAGGGGCGAGCCTGCTTAGATCTGCAGCAAAAGAG GCACCACAGCATGCTAAGTTCATCACCGTTATGGAAGACGAAGCCTTTGCCTCCACATCACAAAGCAGTCATGCCTAGCTTACAG GTCAACACCAGATCCTATGAGAACCCAAAAGTAGCAAGATCAACTGAAGCTCCACTAGCTAGCCATCAAACAAGCTACG AAGGATGA
- the LOC120690482 gene encoding uncharacterized protein LOC120690482 isoform X1, translating to MFECLIPYREEHNKAFLFLSTKSMDPKYCWFITALLLFVSCQKAAAIREQKKGRACLDLQQKRHHSMLSSSPLWKTKPLPPHHKAVMPSLQVNTRSYENPKVARSTEAPLASHQTSYGHLFFLLIFQVGSFVVLQADTDKDARKTMPDACC from the exons ATGTTCGAATGTTTGATTCCTTACAGGGAAGAACACAATAAG GCCTTCCTGTTTCTGAGTACTAAAAGTATGGACCCCAAATATTGCTGGTTTATCACAGCTCTCCTCCTCTTCGTTTCTTGCCAAAAAGCAGCAGCAATCAGAGAGCAGAAGAAGGGGCGAGCCTGCTTAGATCTGCAGCAAAAGAG GCACCACAGCATGCTAAGTTCATCACCGTTATGGAAGACGAAGCCTTTGCCTCCACATCACAAAGCAGTCATGCCTAGCTTACAG GTCAACACCAGATCCTATGAGAACCCAAAAGTAGCAAGATCAACTGAAGCTCCACTAGCTAGCCATCAAACAAGCTACG GCCACCTATTTTTCCTCCTGATCTTCCAAGTTGGTAGCTTTGTTGTTCTACAAGCTGACACTGATAAGGATGCAAGAAAGACAATGCCTGATGCCTGTTGTTGA
- the LOC120690486 gene encoding translocase of chloroplast 34, chloroplastic-like, whose protein sequence is MAAPIPREWTGLQQFPAATQTKLHELLGKLKEENVSTLTILVMGKGGVGKSSTVNSIVGERVATVSAFQSEGLRPTMCSRTRVGFTLNIIDTPGLIEGGYINEQAVEIIKRFLLGKTIDVLLYVDRLDAYRMDTLDEQVIKAITNSFGKDIWRRALVVLTHAQLSPPDGIDYNEFFTKRSEALLRYIRSGVGINKREYGDFRLPIALVENSGRCKTNEHGEKILPDGTPWVPNLMKEITAVISNGSLPIHVDQKLIDGPNPNNRWKMFIPLILVVEYFLVVKGIRRAIHADIANGNVDDWEQRYQDLVGSRDPIEQKGSRNRKA, encoded by the exons ATGGCGGCGCCGATACCGCGCGAGTGGACCGGGCTGCAGCAGTTCCCTGCGGCCACCCAGACCAAGCTGCACGAGCTTCTCGGCAAGCTCAAGGAGGAG AATGTGAGCACATTAACAATTCTGGTGATGGGGAAAGGTGGAGTGGGCAAGTCATCCACTGTTAACTCCATCGTTGGGGAGAGGGTCGCCACTGTCAGCGCTTTCCAG TCTGAGGGTCTGAGGCCGACGATGTGCTCCCGCACAAGGGTGGGGTTCACCTTGAACATTATCGACACTCCTGGGCTCATTGAAGGTGGATACATCAATGAGCAGGCTGTCGAGATCATAAAGAG GTTTCTTCTGGGCAAGACTATTGATGTTCTCCTGTATGTGGATCGCTTGGATGCGTACCGAATGGATACACTGGATGAACAGGTTATAAAAGCCATCACCAATTCATTTGGAAAGGACATCTGGCGAAGGGCACTGGTTGTGTTGACCCATGCTCAGCTCTCACCGCCTGATGGAATCGACTATAATGAGTTCTTTACAAAAAGATCAGAGGCACTTCTGCGATACATCCGTTCAGGCGTAGGAATCAACAAACGAGAATATGGG GATTTCCGCTTGCCAATAGCATTGGTGGAGAACAGTGGAAGGTGCAAGACTAATGAGCATGGGGAGAAG ATTCTTCCGGATGGTACTCCATGGGTTCCAAACCTGATGAAAGAAATTACTGCTGTCATCTCAAATGGGAGCTTGCCCATTCATGTCGACCAGAAGTTAATCGATGGTCCAAACCCCAACAATCGCTGGAAGATGTTCATACCACTTATCCTGGTTGTGGAG TACTTCTTGGTGGTCAAAGGAATCCGGAGGGCAATACATGCTGATATTGCAAATGGGAATGTGGATGACTGGGagcagcgctaccaggacttgGTTGGAAGCAGGGACCCTATAGAGCAGAAAGGTTCCCGAAACCGCAAGGCTTAG
- the LOC120690485 gene encoding U-box domain-containing protein 21-like — MALLARRARRAVAKAVPLGGDGVELAIPAHFRCPISLDLMRDPVTAPTGITYDRESIEAWLDTGRATCPVTHAPLRHEDLVPNHAIRRVIQDWCVANRSRGVERIPTPKIPVTPVQASELLFDLAGAARRRDAAARCVEVVAKIKALARDSERNRRCFASIGTGRALAAAFQTLAAADAAPAGRVLEDILAALVCMLPLDEEATGTLGSPSSLGCLVAIAENGSLAGRMNAVLAIKEIVSCDGAFVDLSGKVDAIVDSLVKIIKAPICPLATKAAMVATYHLARSDERVAARLATAGFVPLLIEALVEADKSMSEKGLAVVDAVLASEEGRASARAHALTMPVLVKKMFRVSDLATELAVSAMWRLGKAPCAGEEDEAVVRCLVDALRVGAFQKLLLLLQVGCRDATKEKATELLKMLNKHKGVGECVDAGDFRGLNKLSA; from the coding sequence ATGGCGCTGCTGGCGCGGAGGGCACGGAGGGCGGTCGCCAAGGCGGTGccgctcggcggcgacggcgtggagCTGGCGATCCCGGCGCACTTCCGGTGCCCGATCTCGCTGGACCTGATGCGGGACCCCGTCACGGCGCCGACGGGGATCACGTACGACCGGGAGAGCATCGAGGCGTGGCTGGACACGGGCCGCGCCACCTGCCCCGTCACCcacgcgccgctccgccacgaGGACCTCGTCCCCAACCACGCCATCCGACGGGTCATCCAGGACTGGTGCGTCGCCAACCGCTCCCGCGGCGTCGAGCGGATCCCCACGCCCAAGATCCCCGTCACGCCAGTCCAGGCGTCCGAGCTCCTCTTCGACCTCGCCGGGGCCGCGcgacgccgcgacgccgccgcgcggtGCGTTGAGGTGGTCGCCAAGATAAAGGCCCTCGCGAGGGACAGCGAGCGGAACAGGCGCTGCTTCGCGTCCATCGGCACgggccgcgcgctcgccgccgcgttccAGACGCTCGCTGCCGCTGACGCTGCGCCGGCGGGGCGCGTTCTCGAGGACATCCTGGCGGCATTGGTCTGCATGTTGCCGTTGGACGAGGAGGCCACTGGGACATTGGGCTCGCCGAGCTCGCTGGGGTGTTTGGTCGCCATTGCAGAGAACGGGAGCTTGGCGGGAAGGATGAACGCCGTGCTCGCGATCAAGGAGATCGTCTCGTGCGACGGAGCGTTTGTGGATTTGAGCGGGAAGGTGGACGCAATCGTAGACTCGCTGGTCAAGATCATCAAGGCTCCCATCTGCCCGCTGGCTACCAAGGCCGCCATGGTCGCCACCTACCACCTGGCGCGGTCCGATGAGCGCGTTGCGGcgcgcctcgccaccgccgggtTCGTCCCGTTGCTCATCGAGGCCCTCGTCGAAGCCGACAAGAGCATGTCCGAGAAGGGGCTGGCGGTTGTCGACGCGGTGCTCGCGTCGGAGGAAGGCcgcgcgagcgcgcgcgcgcacgcgctcaCCATGCCCGTGCTGGTCAAGAAGATGTTCCGCGTGTCCGACCTGGCCACCGAGCTAGCCGTGTCGGCGATGTGGCGGCTTGGCAAGGCGCCCTGCGCCGGCGAAGAGGACGAGGCGGTGGTGCGGTGCCTGGTCGACGCGCTGCGGGTTGGCGCCTTCCAGAAGCTGCTCCTGCTCTTGCAGGTCGGCTGCAGGGACGCAACCAAGGAGAAAGCCACCGAGCTGCTCAAGATGCTCAACAAGCACAAGGGCGTAGGCGAATGCGTCGACGCTGGGGATTTCCGAGGACTCAATAAGCTGTCGGCTTAA
- the LOC120690482 gene encoding uncharacterized protein LOC120690482 isoform X2: MFECLIPYREEHNKAFLFLSTKSMDPKYCWFITALLLFVSCQKAAAIREQKKGRACLDLQQKRHHSMLSSSPLWKTKPLPPHHKAVMPSLQPYKKNGPYPHLRFDQCPLAATKLIISHCQRSTPDPMRTQK; the protein is encoded by the exons ATGTTCGAATGTTTGATTCCTTACAGGGAAGAACACAATAAG GCCTTCCTGTTTCTGAGTACTAAAAGTATGGACCCCAAATATTGCTGGTTTATCACAGCTCTCCTCCTCTTCGTTTCTTGCCAAAAAGCAGCAGCAATCAGAGAGCAGAAGAAGGGGCGAGCCTGCTTAGATCTGCAGCAAAAGAG GCACCACAGCATGCTAAGTTCATCACCGTTATGGAAGACGAAGCCTTTGCCTCCACATCACAAAGCAGTCATGCCTAGCTTACAG CCTTACAAAAAAAATGGACCCTACCCACACTTGAGATTTGACCAATGTCCACTTGCTGCTACTAAATTAATTATTTCGCATTGCCAACG GTCAACACCAGATCCTATGAGAACCCAAAAGTAG